DNA sequence from the Sphingomonas sp. genome:
CAGGCCGATCTTCATCGCCTGGACGACGCGGTCGTGGCTGCCGCCGGGCGCCGCCCAGCCGCGCTTGACCAACCGTTCCTGATCGGCCAGCTCAGACATGGCGCGGCTCAGACATGGGCGAAGATGTCCTGTTCGTCCCAGCCGGCGATATCGAGCGCGGCGCGATGGGGCAGGAAATCGAAACAGGCCTGGGCCAGCCCGACGCGGCCTTCGCGCACGAGCCGCTCGTCGAGCTTCTCCTTCAGCGCGTGGAGATAGCGCACGTCGGCGGCGGCATAGTCCTTCTGCGCGTCGCTGAGCTCGGGCGCGCCCCAGTCGGAGCTTTGCTGCTGCTTGGAAATCTCCTGGCCGAGCACCTCCTTGACCAGGTCCTTGAGACCGTGCCGGTCGGTATAGGTCCGCACCAGGCGCGAGACGATCTTGGTGCAATAGACCGGCGCCGCGACCACATCGAGATAGGCCTGGATCGAGGCGAGATCGAAGCGTGCGAAATGATAGAGCTTGAGCCGGGCGGGATCGGCCAGCACCGCCTTGAGATTCGGCGCCGAATAAGCGCTGCCCGGCGCGAAGCGCACCAGATGCTCGTCGCCGCGCCCGTCCGAAATCTGCACCAGGCACAATCGGTCGCGGCCGACCTGCAACCCCATCGTCTCGGTATCGACGGCGACCGGGCCGGGGCCGAGCGCGCCGGCGGGCAGGTCTTCTTGATGAAAATGGATCGTCATGACTGGCCGAGATAGGGCCAAGCGGGCGCACGCTCAATGGCCTGTCGCGGCAAATGGCAAGCGAAGCAGGACGGAGCCACGATCCGGGGCGAGCAATCGCGCGAAGATCGGCGGCAAAACTCCTCGCCGGACAGGCTTTTTTCCGCTATAGGATTCGGCGTCGCGCCGCTTTCCGGCGCGAAGACCTTTGCGCGTTCTGCCCGGCGCGGTGGTTCTGACAGGGGATTGGGCGCTGGAAAGTACTTGAATCAAATGGGTTTCGATAGAGGGCGCCGCGGCGAGCGCGGCGGTCGCGGCAGAGACAAGCGCGACAATATCGGCGGCGGTGAAGATTTCGGCGGCGGTGGATTCGACAGAGGCGGCTTCGGCGGCGGCGACAGGTTCGCCGGCGGCGGCGGTGGAGATCGATTCGGCGGCGGCGGCGGTGGCGGCGGCGGTTATCGCGGCGGCGGCGGCGGCTTCGGCGGCCCGCGCGGCGGCGGTGGTGGTTTCGGCGGCCCCCGTGGCGGCGGCGGGGGCGGGGGCATGCCCCCGCAGGTCGTCGGCGAGGCCAAGGGCGTCGTAAAATTCTTCAACGGGCACAAGGGCTTCGGCTTCATCGTTCGCGACGATGGCGGCGAGGACGTGTTCGTCCACATTTCGGCCGTCGAGCAGGCAGGACTGACCGGCCTGGCCGAAGGGCAGCCGCTCGAATTCACGCTTGTCGACCGCGGCGGCCGTGTCTCGGCGACCGATCTTCGGATCGAAGGCGACCCGCTCCCCGTCGAGGAGAGCAGCCGCGATCGCGCGCCGCAACGTCAGCTGACCGGCGAGAAGGCCTCCGGCACGGTCAAGTTCTTCAACGCTGCCAAGGGCTTCGGTTTCATCACGCGCGATGACGGGCAGCCCGATGCGTTTGTCCACATCTCGGCGGTGGAACGCGCCGGCATGATCTCTCTCAACGAGGGCGACCGGATCGAGTTCGAGCTGGAGGTCGATCGGCGCGGCAAGACCGCGGCGGTGAACCTGGTTCCGATCCAGTAAGCCTCGGCTCACGCGGCAAACGGAAAGGCCGGCCTTCGCGCCGGCCTTTTTCGTGCAGGCGCCGGCCGGCCGCGTTTTAGCTGCGGCTCGCCTCGAACAGGAACCAGGCGCGCTTCTCGGCGCGGTCGGTCCAGTCGTCGAGGATGCCCGAAGTCGCATTGTCCTTCGCCTCGTCGACGATCTCCTTCGCCTCGCGCAGCGCTTCGACCAGCTTCAGATTGTCCTCGCGCAGCTCGGCCAGCATGTCCTTGGCCGACACGAAGTCCTTGTCATTGTCCTTGACGCTCTGCCGGCGCGCGATGTCGCCGATCGAACGCAGGGTGGCGTTGCCGGTCTTGCGCACCCGCTCGGCGATCTCGTCGGTGGTGAGAAGGATGTCGGCCGCCTGCTCGTCGAGCAGCAGGTGATAGTCGCGGAAATGCGGGCCCGAGACGTGCCAGTGGAAATTCTTGGTCTTGAGATAGATCGCATAGCTGTCGGCGAGGATGCCGTTCAGCGCGTCGGCGACCGTCTTGGTGGCGTTGCTGGAAAGATCGGTCGGCGTGTTCAGCTTGGCGGCGGTGTCGGACATGTTTGCCTCCTGGTCAGCGTTGGCACCGAGATAGGAATCGCGAGCGGCGCGGACCATAGCCCAGACCGGCCCGCCCTGCCGACAAATATCGATGGCTGTGATCGACGGGCTTGATCAAGGCTCAGGCGAGCCGGAGCGTCTGCATCGCCACGATGAAGCCGATGACGAGGAACAGGCCGGCGACGGTGAAGCGGATGGCGCGCAGCGGCACGGCCCTGGCCAGGCGATCGCCGAGCAATGCGGCCGGGACGGTCGCGGCCAGCAACCCCGCGCTGGCGCCCGCCATGGCCAGCCAGACCGAATCGAAGCGGGCGGCGAGCGCGAAGGTGAGGAACTGACCCCGGCTGCCGGTTTCGGCGGCAAGGCACAGGATCGCGGCGACGAGGAGAAGCGGCAGCTTCATCGAGCCGAGCGAAGGCGTGCCGCGCGGCACGAAGGCGGCGAGCGCGTCGAGCAGCAACGCCAGCGCGACCATCAGCGACGCGGCGCGCGGCGGGATGGCGGCGCCGATCAGGCTGCCCGCCCAGGCCGCGACCAGGCTGCTCGCCAGCGCCGCGACGATCAGCCCGGCCAGCACGAGCCCAGGCCGGCCGCTGCGCGCGGCGAGCAGGGCGACGATGAGCTGGGTCTTGTCGCCCCAGCCGGACAGGAAGGCGGCGACGAAAGTGGTGACGAGCGGCTCCATCGGCGCCCTCAGGCGCTGAGGCGCACCGAGATCGAGGCGAGCATCGCTTCGCTCGCCGTCGCCGATCCGGTCGGGCCGCAGCCGACCGCGTCGCGCAGCCGATCGAAATAGATGTCGGCCGGGCAGCCGCGCGGATTGGCGCGCACCGCGCGCTCCAGCGCATCGGCGAGGCAGACCACCGGCACCATGCCATAGGCCGCCGCCATGGTGCGGACGGACGCGATCTGCTGGACGAAATCGCGCACCTTCATCTTGCGCGCCGCCCGCTGGAGGCTGTCGAGCCGGTCGCACAGCTCCGAGCGGACCAGAATCATGCCATCGCGTTCCCAGTGCATCTTCGCGGCTCCCCCTGTGGGCACGAGAAGACCATGCGCGCTTATGGTTACCACTGCGTTAAACCGCCGGACGCTTGACAGAATCGCTCGCAATCGTCAGAGGCGAGCCGGAAACGAGGGCGGCGCTGGCGCCGCTTTCTTTTTTTACGCCACCGATTTTTTGAGAGAGGCTGTCATGGCCAAGCCGACCACGGTCAAGATCAAGCTCGTCAGCTCCGCCGACACGGGCTTCTTCTATGTGACCAAGAAGAATCCGCGCAACATCACCGAGAAGATGACCTTCCGGAAATACGATCCCGTTGCGCGCAAGCACGTCGAGTTCAAGGAAGCCAAGATCAAGTGACGACCCGCTAGGGCCGTCATCCCGGATTCGATCCGGAATCCAGCTTGCTTTCGACCGCTTCTCCGCCGCTCCCGGCATCCGGCTCGGGGGCGGCATTTTCTTTGTCCGGCGCTTGCCCATCGGTCGTGCCCGCAAGAAGCTCGCGCACCGCCTCGACGAACTTCAGCACCGAAATCGGCTTGGACACATAGCCTTCCGCACCGGCATCGCGGATGCGCTCCTCATCGCCTTTGGCGGCATAGGCGGTGACGGCCATGATCGGCGTCGTCATCAACTCGCCGTCCATCTTCATCTGCTCGATCAGCTCAAGCCCGCTGACATGCGGCATCTGGATGTCCATGACGACGAGGTCCGGCGCGAAGTCCCGTGCCCGCGCGATCGCCTCGCGGCCGTCGCGGACCGGCTCGGCGGCATAGCCATGGGCGCGCAGCAGGTCGCAGAACAGCTTCAGATTGAGCTCGTTGTCCTCGACAATCAGGATTTTTTGTCCCACGGCCCGTTCCTAGGCGATGCGCGATCAACAAACAAATAACGACGAAGCCTTGGCCTTGTCCGCATTGGGCTGGGCCCTGACCGACGACATGCGGGCCGCGCGCTTCCTGGCGCTGACCGGATTGACGCCCGATGCATTGCGAGGCGGGCTCGGCAAGCGATCGACGCTCGCGGCCGTGCTGCGCTTCCTGGAGGCGCACGAGCCCGACCTGATCGCCTGCGCCGCAGCGATCGGCGCCGACCCTGCCGATCTGCCGGAAACACGGCGGAGACTGGAGGGATGAAGCGACCGCTCCTCATCAGCGATTGCGACGATGTGCTGCTGCACTTCCTGCCTCATTTCGCCGAATGGCTGGACGAGACGCAGGACATTCTCTTCGATTTCGAAATGCCCGGTTTCGCGGGGGCGCTGCGCCACAGAAGCGGCGCGGCAGTCGCCGAAGACCGTATCTGGCCACTGCTCGACCTGTTCTTCCACCACGAGATGCACCGCCAGAGCCTGGTCGCCGGCGCGGCCGAGGCGCTGGGGACGATCGGCGAGGTGGCCGACATCGTCATCCTCACCAATATCGGCGACGCCCATCATGCCGGCCGCATCGCCCAGCTCGACGCCTTCGGCATCCGTCACCGGGTGATCTGCAATCAGGGCGGCAAGGGCCGCCCGGCGCGCAAGCTGATCGCGGAAATGGGCGCGGGCGCGACCGTCTTCGTCGACGATCTCGGCCCGCATCACGAATCGGTGGCGAAGCACGCGCCGGACGTCTGGCGGCTGCACATGATCGCCGAGCCCCGCTTCGCCGCGAAGACCCCGCCGGCCCAGCATGCCCATGCCCGGATCGACCCATGGGACGAGGCTTTGCCCTGGGTGCTGGCGCGGCTGACGGCCGGCAAGGCTTGACCCGGCGCATCCCCGGATGCTTAGCCCTTGGCCATGACCGACAGCATATCCACCCGCCTCGCCGAACTCGGCATCAGCCTGCCCGAACCCGCCGCCCCCGTCGCCGCCTACGTGCCCGCCGTGGAAATGGGCGGCCTGCTCTATCTCTCAGGCCAGCTGCCGTTTGACGCGGACGGCAAGGTGATCACCGGGCGGCTCGGCGAGGATCAGGATCTGGAACATGGCCAGGAAGCGGCGCGCGCCTGCGGCGTCATGATCCTCGCGCAGATCAAAAAGGCGCTCGACTCGCTCGACCGGGTCGAGCGGATCGTTCGGCTCGGCGTGTTCATCAGCAGCGCCGCGGATTTCACCGATCAGCCCAAGGTCGCCAACGGCGCCTCCGAGCTGATGGAGCAGGTCTTCGGCGAAGCCGGTCGCCATGCCCGCAGCGCGGTGGGCGTGCCGGTGCTGCCGCTCAATGCCGCGGTCGAGATCGATGCGATCGTCGCGGTCAAGGCCGGCTAGACTCGTCGCGCTTTTCGCGAAGCCCTTCGCGCATCGCGGCCTCCATGGCCGCGGCCTCGTCGAGAACAGCCGCGCCGCCTTCCTGGCCGCGATCGAGGCCGGTCACGGCATCGAACTGGACGTGCAGGCGAGCGCCGACGGCGAAGCGATCGTCTTCCACGATTACGATCTCGTCCGGCTGGCCGGCGCGCCCGGGCGGCTCGCCGAAATGGACGCCGCCGCGATCCGTGCGCACCGCCTCACCGGCACCGAGGAGACGATCCCTGCACTCCCCGAAATCCTGGCGCTGATCGACGGTCGCGCGCCGCTGCTGATCGAGGTGAAATCGCCGGGCTGGCGGGTCGGGCCGCTCTGCCGGGCTGTGAAAGCCGCGCTCGATGCCTATGTCGGGCCGGTGGCGGTGATGTCGTTCAATCCCCTGATCCCCGGCTGGTTCGCGGCACACGCCCCCGATATGCTGCGCGGGCTGGTCGTGACGGAAGACGGCAATCCCGCGCGCAAGCGACTCCGGCGCAAGGCCGCGCTGGCCTGGTCGCGCGCCGATTTCCTCGCCTGCGACATCCGCGACCTGCCTTCCGCGTTCGCTTCTTCTGCTCGCGCCAGGGACCTGAAGATCGGCACCTGGACGGTCCGCACCGAAGCCCAGCGCGCGACGGCGGCGGCCCATGCCGATCAGGTCATCTACGAAGACCTGCCATGAGCGACGAGCCGGTCGTCGCCCGCATCGCGCCGGGCGTGGCGCGCTTCGCTGCCGAGGACTGGGACCGCTGCGCAGGAACGGAAGACCCGTTCCTCAGCCACGCCTTCCTCGCCGCGCTGGAGGAGTCGGGCAGCGCCACGGCGGAGACCGGCTGGCAGCCCGTGCCGGTCGCGATCGACGGGCCGGGCGGGCGGCCCGACGCGGTGATGCCCGCTTATGTGAAGAGCCACAGCCAGGGCGAATATGTCTTCGACCATGGCTGGGCCGACGCCTTCCAGCGCGCCGGCGGGGCCTATTATCCCAAGCTGCAGATCGCGGTGCCGTTCACGCCGGTGCCGGGCCGTCGGCTGCTCACCCGTGCGCCGGAACTCGCGCCGGCGCTGATCGGCGCGGCGGAGCGGATCGTCGCGGCGCACGGCTTGTCCTCCGCCCACGCCACCTTCCTCCACCCGGACGAGGCGCCCCTGTTCGAGCAGGCCGGCTGGCTGATCCGCGCCGACAGCCAGTTCCACTGGCTCAACCAGGGGTTCGCGACGTTCGACGATTTCCTCGCCACCCTGACCTCGCGAAAGCGCAAGGCGATCCGCAAGGAACGGACCGCGGCGGTGGACGGGCTGGAGATCGTCCACCTCACCGGCGCCGCGCTGACCGAAGCGCACTGGGATGCCTTCTGGGCCTTCTACCAGGACACCGGCGCCCGCAAATGGGGCCGGCCCTATCTCACCCGGCCCTTCTTCTCGCGGCTCGGCGAGACACTTGCCGACAAGGTGCTGCTCATCCTTGCCTTGCGCGACGGGCGCCCCATCGCCGGCGCACTCAACCTGATCGGCGCACAGGCGCTCTACGGCCGCTACTGGGGCTGCGTCGAGGACGTACCCCATCTCCATTTCGAGCTCTGTTATTATCAGGCGATCGACTTCGCGATTTCAAATGGCCTCGCACGGGTCGAGGCAGGCGCGCAGGGCGGGCACAAACTGGCGCGCGGCTATCGGCCGG
Encoded proteins:
- a CDS encoding ribonuclease D gives rise to the protein MTIHFHQEDLPAGALGPGPVAVDTETMGLQVGRDRLCLVQISDGRGDEHLVRFAPGSAYSAPNLKAVLADPARLKLYHFARFDLASIQAYLDVVAAPVYCTKIVSRLVRTYTDRHGLKDLVKEVLGQEISKQQQSSDWGAPELSDAQKDYAAADVRYLHALKEKLDERLVREGRVGLAQACFDFLPHRAALDIAGWDEQDIFAHV
- a CDS encoding CspA family cold shock protein — protein: MGFDRGRRGERGGRGRDKRDNIGGGEDFGGGGFDRGGFGGGDRFAGGGGGDRFGGGGGGGGGYRGGGGGFGGPRGGGGGFGGPRGGGGGGGMPPQVVGEAKGVVKFFNGHKGFGFIVRDDGGEDVFVHISAVEQAGLTGLAEGQPLEFTLVDRGGRVSATDLRIEGDPLPVEESSRDRAPQRQLTGEKASGTVKFFNAAKGFGFITRDDGQPDAFVHISAVERAGMISLNEGDRIEFELEVDRRGKTAAVNLVPIQ
- a CDS encoding DNA starvation/stationary phase protection protein, with protein sequence MSDTAAKLNTPTDLSSNATKTVADALNGILADSYAIYLKTKNFHWHVSGPHFRDYHLLLDEQAADILLTTDEIAERVRKTGNATLRSIGDIARRQSVKDNDKDFVSAKDMLAELREDNLKLVEALREAKEIVDEAKDNATSGILDDWTDRAEKRAWFLFEASRS
- a CDS encoding TMEM165/GDT1 family protein, coding for MEPLVTTFVAAFLSGWGDKTQLIVALLAARSGRPGLVLAGLIVAALASSLVAAWAGSLIGAAIPPRAASLMVALALLLDALAAFVPRGTPSLGSMKLPLLLVAAILCLAAETGSRGQFLTFALAARFDSVWLAMAGASAGLLAATVPAALLGDRLARAVPLRAIRFTVAGLFLVIGFIVAMQTLRLA
- the rpmG gene encoding 50S ribosomal protein L33 — protein: MAKPTTVKIKLVSSADTGFFYVTKKNPRNITEKMTFRKYDPVARKHVEFKEAKIK
- a CDS encoding response regulator, which gives rise to MGQKILIVEDNELNLKLFCDLLRAHGYAAEPVRDGREAIARARDFAPDLVVMDIQMPHVSGLELIEQMKMDGELMTTPIMAVTAYAAKGDEERIRDAGAEGYVSKPISVLKFVEAVRELLAGTTDGQAPDKENAAPEPDAGSGGEAVESKLDSGSNPG
- a CDS encoding DUF3572 family protein — encoded protein: MRDQQTNNDEALALSALGWALTDDMRAARFLALTGLTPDALRGGLGKRSTLAAVLRFLEAHEPDLIACAAAIGADPADLPETRRRLEG
- a CDS encoding HAD family hydrolase translates to MKRPLLISDCDDVLLHFLPHFAEWLDETQDILFDFEMPGFAGALRHRSGAAVAEDRIWPLLDLFFHHEMHRQSLVAGAAEALGTIGEVADIVILTNIGDAHHAGRIAQLDAFGIRHRVICNQGGKGRPARKLIAEMGAGATVFVDDLGPHHESVAKHAPDVWRLHMIAEPRFAAKTPPAQHAHARIDPWDEALPWVLARLTAGKA
- a CDS encoding RidA family protein codes for the protein MTDSISTRLAELGISLPEPAAPVAAYVPAVEMGGLLYLSGQLPFDADGKVITGRLGEDQDLEHGQEAARACGVMILAQIKKALDSLDRVERIVRLGVFISSAADFTDQPKVANGASELMEQVFGEAGRHARSAVGVPVLPLNAAVEIDAIVAVKAG
- a CDS encoding glycerophosphodiester phosphodiesterase, whose product is MPRSRSMRSSRSRPARLVALFAKPFAHRGLHGRGLVENSRAAFLAAIEAGHGIELDVQASADGEAIVFHDYDLVRLAGAPGRLAEMDAAAIRAHRLTGTEETIPALPEILALIDGRAPLLIEVKSPGWRVGPLCRAVKAALDAYVGPVAVMSFNPLIPGWFAAHAPDMLRGLVVTEDGNPARKRLRRKAALAWSRADFLACDIRDLPSAFASSARARDLKIGTWTVRTEAQRATAAAHADQVIYEDLP
- a CDS encoding N-acetyltransferase — translated: MSDEPVVARIAPGVARFAAEDWDRCAGTEDPFLSHAFLAALEESGSATAETGWQPVPVAIDGPGGRPDAVMPAYVKSHSQGEYVFDHGWADAFQRAGGAYYPKLQIAVPFTPVPGRRLLTRAPELAPALIGAAERIVAAHGLSSAHATFLHPDEAPLFEQAGWLIRADSQFHWLNQGFATFDDFLATLTSRKRKAIRKERTAAVDGLEIVHLTGAALTEAHWDAFWAFYQDTGARKWGRPYLTRPFFSRLGETLADKVLLILALRDGRPIAGALNLIGAQALYGRYWGCVEDVPHLHFELCYYQAIDFAISNGLARVEAGAQGGHKLARGYRPVPTYSAHHIAHPGFRRAVADFLAAERAAVAREIAALDELTPFRKKS